GATCCGCCAGACACTACGGGATCGGCGCACCGTCGCCCTGTTCCTGATCGGGCCGCTGATCATCGTCAGCCTGACAGCCCTGCTCCTGCGCTCGGAGGGGCGTCCTACGCCGCTGGGGATCGTCAACCAGGACGAAGGCGCAACGGTTCTGCTGTTCGGCCAGGTGCGGCTGGCTGACCGGATCGTCGCCGTCATGTCCCAAGGCGACGCCCTGATTCCCGTAATTCTGACCGCCGATGAAGCGGAAGCCGCCCTGCGGGCCGGGCAGGTGCGGGGTGTGGTCACCTTTCCGCCGGACTTCAGCGCGTCCTTCGCCGGGGAACGGCGCGTCCGCCTGCAGCTCACACTTGAAGGGTCCAATCCGCTGCAGGCAGCAGCCGTGCTGAGCGCCCTGATGCAAACCGGTATGCGGGCGCTGGCCGGCCTGGCTTCCGGCAGCGCCGGGGGCGAGTTGCCGCTGGCGGTTGACGTGACCTACCTGTACGGCGGTCCGGAGTATGACCTGCTGGACTACCTGGCCCCGCCTTACCTGGTGCTGATCGTCTTCTTCTTCGTCTTCCTGCTGACCACCGTTACCTTTCTACGGGAGCGTTCGCAGGGCACTGTGGAACGGTTAATGGCCACGCCGGTGACCCGCCTGGAGATCGTGACCGGGTATATGCTGGGCTTCCTGGTTTTCGCCCTGGCGGATGCAGCGCTGCTGCTGGGCTTCACGGTCAGCGTGATCGGCCTGCACTACGCCGGCAACCTGCTCGACATGCTCGTGATCGAGAGCCTGCTGGTCATGGTGGCCGTCAACCTGGGCATCTTCCTT
This genomic interval from Anaerolineae bacterium contains the following:
- a CDS encoding ABC transporter permease, which gives rise to MNRKRVITLAGRVIRQTLRDRRTVALFLIGPLIIVSLTALLLRSEGRPTPLGIVNQDEGATVLLFGQVRLADRIVAVMSQGDALIPVILTADEAEAALRAGQVRGVVTFPPDFSASFAGERRVRLQLTLEGSNPLQAAAVLSALMQTGMRALAGLASGSAGGELPLAVDVTYLYGGPEYDLLDYLAPPYLVLIVFFFVFLLTTVTFLRERSQGTVERLMATPVTRLEIVTGYMLGFLVFALADAALLLGFTVSVIGLHYAGNLLDMLVIESLLVMVAVNLGIFLSTFARNEFQVLQFIPLVILPMVLLSGLLFPVEDLPGLLQPVAYLLPLTHASDALRAIMIRGQGLAEVSAQIVALLLTGITMLALAAVTVRREVA